Proteins co-encoded in one Cricetulus griseus strain 17A/GY chromosome 1 unlocalized genomic scaffold, alternate assembly CriGri-PICRH-1.0 chr1_1, whole genome shotgun sequence genomic window:
- the LOC100765303 gene encoding olfactory receptor 18 gives MQNTTSVPEFHFIQLSEDPDLQPVLSGLFLSMYILALFGNLLIILTVSSDSHLHTPMYFFLSNLSMVDIGFISTTVPRVIVDIQTHCPVISYVSCLTQMSLFIIFGCMDSMLLVVMAYDRFVAICHPLYYQVIMNPSCCCVLLLGCFLLSLVELLLHFVAVLNFSNCEDYVDISNFFCDPSELLKIACFDTVTSSIVRYCVGALYGLPSVSGIIFSYFKIVTSIMRSPSSSGKQKTFSTCGSHLSIVCLFYGTGLGVYFSSSLSHSPRSVAVASVMYTVVTPTLNPFIYSLRNKDIKTALRKILSSVF, from the coding sequence atgcaaaacACAACATCTGTACCAGAATTCCATTTCATTCAACTCTCAGAGGATCCAGACCTACAACCTGTTCTCTCTGGTCTATTCTTGTCCATGTACATCTTGGCCCTGTTTGGAAACCTGCTCATCATCCTGACAGTAAGCTCTgactcccatctccacacacccatgtacttcttcctctccaaccTGTCCATGGTTGACATTGGTTTCATCTCTACCACTGTTCCCAGGGTGATTGTGGACATCCAGACTCACTGCCCAGTCATCTCTtatgtgagctgcctgacacagATGTCACTGTTTATAATTTTTGGATGTATGGATAGCATGCTTCTGGTTGTGATGGCATATGACAGGTTTGTGGCCATCTGTCACCCTCTGTATTATCAGGTCATTATGAATCCTAGTTGCTGTTGTGTCTTACTTCTAGGGTGTTTTCTCCTTAGCCTTGTGGAATTACTGCTGCACTTTGTGGCAGTATTAAATTTTTCCAACTGTGAGGATTATGTTGACATTTCCAACTTCTTCTGTGACCCTTCTGAACTACTTAAAATTGCCTGTTTTGATACTGTCACCAGTAGCATAGTCAGATACTGTGTAGGTGCTCTCTATGGGTTACCTTCTGTTTCAGGaatcattttctcttactttaaaatAGTTACCTCCATCATGAGATCACCATCATCAAGTGGGAAGCAGAAAaccttctccacctgtgggtctcaTTTGTCCATTGTTTGCCTGTTTTATGGAACAGGACTAGGGGTGTACTTCAGCTCCTCTCTGTCACATTCTCCAAGAAGTGTTGCAGTGGCCTCAGTGATGTACACTGTGGTCACACCTACGCTGAATCCcttcatctacagcctgaggaacaaggaCATTAAAACTGCCTTAAGGAAGATTCTTAGCAGTGTATTCTAA